Proteins encoded in a region of the Mycoplasmoides pirum ATCC 25960 genome:
- a CDS encoding ribonuclease J, which translates to MNNNTNNHRRPNHRFHNKNHNSQHFNNNGKSRINFFALGGQDERGKNCYVLEINDNIFIINFGALIPTTSLLGVKQLIPDFSWLIKNKNRIKGLFIGYPTQDNLGSLEYLLKDIGPIPIYTSVIGKSLIETIAEKKIQNISIKSLKIIVLDNLKPINISGQKVIPFRVSSSMPSSLGFAFHTPNGYVLYIDDFVLSSDKNLAFEGNLNDISSIVGNNVLALAVGIGYVNKNSGFTSPKHKSKEILDQIINNANPDGRIFVSCYDSNAYTILTVAQLAKQKSRPLIIYSHTFINIFSTIVRNKIFNNRNLVTLPISEIDKTNNALICIASNPHRLYSRLSKIANGEDEKIHFNDKDTFVLITPRVAGYEGVEAKILDDIARNDVDYIKLTNDVLPMQASNEDHKYLLNLLKPKYVMPISGLYKDFVNYATIAKHVGFTSEQIKILYNGEVLKFVDGTLQKDISEISLESRYVDSSGIQDIDASILFEREQMAENGVAIVLVFYDQKNHKFKPTIKCELYGISDEEDKLNVIKTKIDEQVNNLFKNLQDVKTNQKEKNISVSEMRDFKLILKKTVTKIFEKNLDKRPIVLPTVIDL; encoded by the coding sequence GTGAATAATAACACTAATAATCACCGTCGCCCTAATCATCGTTTTCATAATAAAAATCATAATTCACAACATTTTAATAATAATGGAAAATCAAGAATTAATTTTTTTGCTTTAGGCGGTCAAGATGAACGTGGTAAAAATTGTTATGTATTAGAAATTAACGATAATATATTTATTATTAATTTTGGTGCTTTAATTCCAACAACATCTTTATTGGGTGTAAAACAATTAATTCCAGATTTTAGTTGATTAATTAAAAACAAAAATCGTATTAAAGGTTTGTTTATAGGATATCCTACACAAGATAATTTAGGTTCTTTAGAATACTTGCTAAAAGATATAGGACCTATTCCTATTTATACTAGTGTTATTGGGAAATCATTAATTGAAACTATAGCAGAGAAAAAAATTCAAAACATTTCAATAAAATCTCTAAAAATTATAGTTTTGGACAATCTAAAACCAATTAATATTTCTGGACAAAAAGTTATTCCTTTTCGTGTTTCAAGTTCAATGCCTTCTTCACTTGGTTTTGCTTTTCATACTCCCAATGGTTATGTTTTATACATTGATGATTTTGTTTTATCAAGTGATAAAAATTTGGCTTTTGAAGGAAATTTAAATGATATTTCATCTATTGTTGGTAATAATGTATTAGCTTTAGCTGTGGGTATAGGTTATGTAAATAAGAATTCAGGTTTTACATCACCAAAGCATAAGTCAAAAGAAATTTTAGACCAAATTATTAATAATGCAAATCCCGATGGTAGAATTTTTGTTTCTTGTTATGATTCAAATGCTTATACTATTTTAACTGTTGCCCAATTGGCTAAACAAAAATCTAGACCATTAATTATTTATTCTCATACTTTTATTAATATTTTTTCAACAATTGTTAGAAACAAGATATTTAACAATCGTAATTTAGTTACTTTGCCAATATCTGAAATTGATAAAACAAATAATGCGCTTATTTGCATTGCCTCTAATCCCCATCGTTTATATTCAAGATTAAGTAAAATAGCAAACGGTGAAGATGAAAAAATTCATTTTAATGACAAAGATACTTTTGTATTGATAACCCCAAGAGTAGCTGGTTATGAAGGTGTTGAAGCTAAAATTTTAGATGATATTGCAAGAAATGATGTTGATTACATAAAATTAACAAATGATGTTTTACCAATGCAAGCTTCAAATGAAGATCATAAATATTTATTGAATTTATTAAAACCAAAATATGTTATGCCCATAAGTGGTTTGTATAAAGATTTTGTTAATTATGCAACAATTGCTAAACATGTTGGTTTTACAAGTGAACAAATCAAAATTTTATATAATGGTGAAGTACTAAAATTTGTTGATGGTACACTTCAAAAAGATATTTCTGAAATATCCTTAGAATCTCGTTATGTTGATTCTTCTGGAATTCAAGATATTGATGCAAGCATATTATTTGAACGCGAACAAATGGCCGAAAATGGTGTAGCTATTGTTTTGGTTTTTTATGATCAAAAAAATCATAAGTTTAAACCTACAATAAAATGTGAACTTTATGGAATTTCAGATGAAGAAGATAAATTGAATGTTATTAAAACTAAAATTGATGAACAAGTAAATAATTTATTTAAAAATTTACAAGATGTTAAAACAAATCAAAAAGAAAAAAATATTTCAGTTAGCGAAATGCGGGATTTTAAATTAATTTTGAAAAAAACAGTAACAAAAATTTTTGAAAAAAATCTTGATAAAAGACCAATTGTATTGCCAACAGTTATTGATTTATAA
- the rpsO gene encoding 30S ribosomal protein S15, with protein MALEKNKKAEIINSYKTNDNDVGSVFVQIAVLTEEIKLLTDHLLNNKKDFISKRGLYRKVSKRKRLLSYLQRRDLDAYRNLIKKLDLRH; from the coding sequence ATGGCTTTAGAAAAAAATAAAAAAGCCGAAATTATTAATAGTTATAAAACTAATGACAATGATGTTGGTAGTGTTTTTGTTCAAATTGCTGTATTAACAGAAGAAATAAAACTACTAACTGATCATTTGTTGAATAACAAAAAAGATTTTATTTCAAAGCGTGGCTTATACCGAAAAGTTTCAAAAAGAAAAAGATTGTTATCTTATTTGCAACGTCGTGATTTAGATGCTTATCGTAATCTAATTAAAAAGTTAGATTTAAGACATTAG
- a CDS encoding glycosyltransferase family 2 protein, with amino-acid sequence MDLKFSIIIPYCNTNINQTKFCLESLICQDLNLLKEIIVVNDGSDYEHEKQIKRLVEELNSIILTTHKYVENTLIKIINQSNNFGPANARKIGYNSSIGDVILFVDSDDWICDTKWIFKLNKYFKDKRNIEIIAFDYIEVNNTQYININKVNKHSNETILTPDYLLKNHTSKIISTWRYAFRRNILKFEFIWYSLNLPHEDFYFMGCLSTMNIPILETNDVFYCYRVNNLESITTNLKKNNLRQIIEILSKWYVTNPEFNIYTSNSAKLFWVYLYIEKTVWNFGFRKVINFAKKNNLIVPTFKDINLFYKQYKNCLIKKIFWKKIYLGFCKNILIFDFVLPKMLNFFLKKKYK; translated from the coding sequence ATGGATTTAAAATTTTCTATAATAATTCCTTATTGCAACACAAACATAAATCAAACCAAATTTTGTTTAGAATCTTTAATATGTCAAGATCTAAATTTATTAAAAGAAATAATCGTTGTTAATGATGGAAGTGATTATGAACACGAAAAACAAATTAAACGTTTGGTTGAAGAATTAAATTCTATTATTCTAACAACACACAAATATGTAGAAAACACTCTTATAAAAATAATTAATCAATCAAATAATTTTGGACCTGCCAATGCAAGAAAAATTGGTTACAATTCTTCAATTGGGGATGTAATTTTATTTGTAGATTCCGATGATTGAATTTGCGATACAAAATGAATTTTTAAATTAAATAAATATTTTAAAGACAAAAGAAATATAGAAATTATTGCATTTGACTATATAGAAGTGAATAATACACAATATATAAATATTAATAAAGTAAATAAACACTCAAACGAAACAATATTAACACCTGATTATTTATTAAAAAATCATACGTCTAAAATCATTTCAACATGAAGATATGCTTTTAGAAGGAACATCTTAAAATTTGAATTTATTTGATATAGTTTAAATTTGCCTCATGAAGATTTTTATTTCATGGGTTGTTTATCTACTATGAACATACCAATATTAGAAACAAATGATGTTTTCTACTGTTATAGAGTAAATAACTTAGAATCTATAACTACTAATCTTAAAAAAAATAATTTAAGACAAATTATAGAAATACTTTCAAAATGATATGTAACTAATCCAGAATTTAATATATACACTTCAAACAGTGCAAAATTATTTTGAGTTTATTTATATATAGAAAAAACAGTATGAAATTTTGGGTTTAGAAAAGTAATTAATTTTGCCAAAAAAAATAATTTAATTGTGCCAACATTTAAAGATATTAATTTATTTTATAAACAATACAAAAATTGTTTAATTAAAAAAATATTTTGGAAA
- a CDS encoding DUF5378 family protein, whose protein sequence is MQLGTILLILTIITGLVIILVSPFMKKISKNYYLWLFLGLFVFLYVFFGRQIQYLMPTYTNVISSESLMLSRLLLLDLCPFYAIFGSLSLLLKNKTTAKIMAPFGLFGAMVTIFGQIIHEANDVLINNYWNYIFVGINPNQLYFMMHYLSFALSLMIICWMRNWNIKILGYMHIFALAYFGYVLIIVSVCPQITSNTTGILENDWINGGEYVGVGIFLGISTYPLVMFVGYLLSYISIVLIYFIRFLIEKVFIKLNKKYDFVVIKNKFLSKFKIKNISNS, encoded by the coding sequence ATGCAATTAGGAACAATTTTATTAATATTAACAATTATTACAGGATTAGTTATTATTTTAGTTAGTCCATTTATGAAAAAAATATCTAAAAATTATTATTTATGATTGTTTTTAGGATTATTTGTGTTTTTATATGTTTTTTTTGGAAGACAAATACAATATTTGATGCCTACTTATACAAATGTAATTAGTAGTGAAAGTTTAATGCTAAGTAGATTGCTTTTATTAGATTTATGTCCATTTTATGCTATTTTTGGTTCTCTAAGTTTATTGCTTAAAAATAAAACAACTGCAAAAATTATGGCACCTTTTGGTTTATTTGGAGCAATGGTTACTATTTTTGGCCAAATTATCCATGAAGCTAATGATGTTTTAATTAATAATTATTGAAATTATATTTTTGTTGGCATTAATCCAAATCAACTATATTTCATGATGCATTATTTATCTTTTGCTTTAAGTTTAATGATTATTTGTTGAATGCGAAATTGAAATATAAAAATCTTAGGATATATGCATATTTTTGCTCTTGCTTATTTTGGATATGTTTTGATAATAGTTAGTGTATGTCCACAAATTACATCTAATACAACAGGAATTTTAGAAAATGATTGAATTAATGGCGGCGAATATGTTGGTGTAGGAATTTTTTTAGGCATTTCTACATATCCCTTAGTCATGTTTGTAGGATATTTGTTGTCATATATATCTATTGTTTTAATATATTTTATTAGATTCTTAATTGAAAAAGTTTTTATTAAATTAAATAAAAAATATGATTTTGTTGTAATTAAAAATAAATTTTTATCCAAATTTAAAATAAAAAACATTTCTAACAGTTAA
- a CDS encoding IgG-blocking protein M gives MTKNKKVSKKFLSLLLGGLVLSATAAIAIAVPLITTSNNKSLSIGESGGSFVNGGIANNGQQTTLLGRTNNLKFSAVKSTDSILIGKSKTTNVVNEDNRYNEIVKQKTVDGREVDVKVSKSYNNNRKYMPILAYNDEGERNYYGFTQSRSANDVRSRNFPGWQKTNVNLSAKLYDNSSYAQAISNVYMIKFQASEVLKNSLSKDNNLVDTSINALNISFNSFVKKYGDNAQSLFERIIKENNISYLIITDVFDDNIKNNFFDLSKYDQIKKLDISGRFTSIDEIKFPTNLLELSISSESEIISVDPLQIPMNAAMIHEQGFGVTFTNINLSKHKNLSTEDFQKAIDIVYIQRIRERAFQGNFSGGYIFSWNLRGTGITTLNNVTVPKLDDGTGRFYIARVEIETDAGMIGPNGEINVVVPDGNKPSNDSQVTEWYDWNQEGLMGVKTVIVSSISGAKLDFDTLVNEILGFTRKYPNVEIFDISSIQLSDTTKSLDDVATAVKNKLTNPFGETKEIGFITHLAVHPIN, from the coding sequence ATGACTAAAAATAAAAAAGTCTCTAAAAAATTTCTTTCTTTGTTATTGGGTGGATTAGTATTATCTGCAACAGCTGCTATAGCAATTGCAGTTCCATTAATTACAACATCTAATAACAAATCGTTATCTATAGGTGAATCTGGTGGCTCTTTTGTTAATGGTGGAATTGCAAATAATGGTCAACAAACTACTTTGTTAGGTAGAACTAACAATTTAAAGTTTAGTGCAGTTAAAAGTACAGATTCAATTTTAATTGGTAAATCAAAAACAACAAATGTTGTAAATGAAGATAATAGATACAATGAAATTGTTAAGCAAAAAACTGTTGATGGTCGAGAAGTTGATGTAAAAGTAAGTAAATCTTATAACAACAATCGTAAATATATGCCAATTTTAGCTTACAATGATGAGGGTGAACGTAATTATTATGGTTTTACTCAATCTCGTTCAGCTAATGATGTAAGATCTAGAAATTTTCCAGGTTGACAAAAGACTAATGTAAATTTGAGTGCTAAATTATATGATAACAGTTCATATGCTCAAGCAATTTCAAATGTCTACATGATTAAATTTCAAGCTTCTGAAGTATTAAAAAATTCATTATCTAAAGATAATAATTTAGTTGATACTTCTATTAATGCTTTAAATATAAGTTTTAATAGCTTTGTTAAAAAATATGGAGATAATGCTCAATCATTATTTGAAAGAATAATTAAAGAAAATAATATCTCTTATTTAATTATTACTGATGTATTTGATGATAATATTAAAAACAATTTTTTCGATTTGTCAAAATATGATCAAATTAAGAAATTAGATATTAGTGGCAGATTTACTTCAATTGATGAAATTAAATTCCCAACTAACTTATTAGAATTAAGTATTTCAAGTGAATCTGAAATTATTTCTGTGGATCCGTTACAAATTCCAATGAATGCTGCAATGATTCATGAACAAGGTTTTGGTGTTACATTTACAAATATTAATTTATCTAAACACAAAAATTTATCAACTGAAGATTTCCAAAAAGCCATTGATATAGTTTATATTCAAAGAATTAGAGAACGTGCTTTCCAAGGTAATTTCTCTGGTGGATATATCTTTAGTTGAAATTTACGTGGCACAGGAATTACCACATTAAACAATGTAACTGTTCCAAAACTTGATGATGGAACTGGTAGGTTTTATATTGCTCGTGTAGAAATTGAAACAGATGCTGGTATGATAGGTCCAAATGGTGAAATCAATGTGGTTGTTCCAGATGGAAATAAACCTTCAAATGACTCTCAAGTTACTGAATGATATGATTGAAACCAAGAAGGTTTAATGGGTGTTAAAACAGTTATTGTTAGTTCAATATCTGGAGCAAAATTGGATTTTGATACTCTAGTAAATGAAATTTTAGGTTTCACTAGAAAATATCCTAATGTAGAAATTTTTGATATTAGTTCTATTCAATTAAGTGATACTACTAAATCTTTAGATGATGTAGCTACTGCAGTTAAAAATAAATTAACTAATCCTTTTGGTGAAACTAAAGAAATTGGTTTCATAACTCATTTGGCTGTACACCCAATTAATTAA